The sequence TCCCGATCTGGATCGCGCAGCGGCTGTCCAGCGGCGCCCGCGGGGTCGCGTGAACGGGCTGGGAGCGCTGTGAGCGGGGTGTGAGCGTCAGCCCCGCAGGCGACGGGAGGTGTCGATCCAGCGGTCGAGGAGGGCGGCGGCGCCTCCCGAGTCGACCGCTGCGGCGGCGTGCTCGTAGGCCGCCCCCAGCGTCGCGGTGAGGTCGGCGGCGGGCGGCGCCCCCTCGTAGGCGGTGATGAGCGCGGCGGCGTTCAGCAGGACCATGTCGCGGACGGGCCCCGGCCGCCCGGTGAAGGTCTCGCGGGCCACCCGCCCGTTGAACACCGCGTCGGCGCCGCGCAGGTCCTCCGGCTTCGCGGGCGGGATGCCGAGGTCGGAGGGGTCGAAGGTCGTCTCCGTCGCCGTCCCGTCGCGCACGACCCACACCGTGGAGGTGCCCGTGGTGGTCAGCTCGTCCAGCCCGTCGTCGCCCCGGAACACCAGCGAGGAGCAGCCGCGCGCGGCGAACACGCCCGCCATCACCCCCGCCATCCGCGGGTGGAAGACCCCGACGGCCTGGGCCAGGGGGCGGGCCGGGTTCGTCAGCGGGCCGAGGAAGTTGAAGACCGTGGGCGTGCCCAGCTCGCTGCGGGTGCGCGAGGCGTACTTCAGCGCCGGGTGGTAGAGCGGCGCGAAGCAGAACGTGATGCCGATCTCGTCGGCGACCCGCGCGGTGGCCTCGGGGGACAGGTCGATCGCCACGCCGAGGTGCTCCAGCAGGTCGGCGGCGCCGCACGAGGACGACGCGGCCCGGTTGCCGTGCTTGACGACCCGCACACCGGCCGCGGCCGCGACCACGGCGGCCATCGTGGAGATGTTGACGGTGTGGCCGCGGTCGCCGCCCGTGCCGACGAGGTCGGCGATGCGGCCGGGCACCTCGATGGGCGTGGCGTTGTCCATCATGCCCCTGGCGAGGCCGGTGACCTCCTCGACCGTCTCGCCCTTGGCGCGCAGCGCCACGGCGAAGCCCGCGATCTGCACGTCGGTGGCCTCGCCGGACATGATGCTGTTCATGGCCCAGGAGGTCTCCTCGCTGGACAGCGAGTCGCCCGACACGAGGGCGTTGAGCAGTGCGGGCCAGCTGGTGCGCGCGTCCATGTCGCCTACAGGGTCGTGGTGGGTGCGTCGTAGGGGGTTTCGGTGCGTCGTGCGGGCTGCGTCGTGCGGGCTACAGGGCCGGCAGGCGGTTCTGGAGACGCTGCCGCATGAGGCCGGCGAGGGCGTTCGCGAA is a genomic window of Actinomadura citrea containing:
- the trpD gene encoding anthranilate phosphoribosyltransferase; the encoded protein is MDARTSWPALLNALVSGDSLSSEETSWAMNSIMSGEATDVQIAGFAVALRAKGETVEEVTGLARGMMDNATPIEVPGRIADLVGTGGDRGHTVNISTMAAVVAAAAGVRVVKHGNRAASSSCGAADLLEHLGVAIDLSPEATARVADEIGITFCFAPLYHPALKYASRTRSELGTPTVFNFLGPLTNPARPLAQAVGVFHPRMAGVMAGVFAARGCSSLVFRGDDGLDELTTTGTSTVWVVRDGTATETTFDPSDLGIPPAKPEDLRGADAVFNGRVARETFTGRPGPVRDMVLLNAAALITAYEGAPPAADLTATLGAAYEHAAAAVDSGGAAALLDRWIDTSRRLRG